From Chryseobacterium joostei, the proteins below share one genomic window:
- the gwsG gene encoding grasp-with-spasm system ATP-grasp peptide maturase produces MILIISNNSERTTVKIIKWLLKMDKKFIRVHENEVFEIKVINKSIFLESNRNSFFLEDISSVWYRRGRLKIKRLRYENQAVNAHMNEVQHWLEDYVRKTLESKKHINKESNSDINKLLVLEQAQKIGLDVPKYFLADHTDTILLGDTIIKTIAGNPILDSIDTDLNGIMYTTVVQKKERSSFFITFFQEKIEKNFEIRTFYLNGKCWSMAIFSQNDEQTKTDFRKYNLTKPNRNIPYQLSREIEEKIHLLMLSLDLNCGSLDFIKGKNGRFYFLEVNTIGQFLGMSYACNYSLDKEIADYL; encoded by the coding sequence ATGATTCTTATTATTTCCAATAACAGCGAAAGAACTACTGTTAAAATCATCAAATGGCTTCTGAAAATGGATAAAAAATTTATCCGTGTACATGAGAATGAAGTCTTTGAAATTAAAGTGATCAATAAAAGTATTTTTTTGGAGAGTAACAGAAATTCTTTTTTTCTGGAAGATATTTCGAGCGTATGGTACAGAAGAGGAAGATTAAAAATAAAACGTCTGAGATATGAAAACCAAGCAGTAAATGCCCATATGAATGAGGTACAGCACTGGCTGGAAGACTATGTACGAAAAACCCTGGAATCTAAAAAACACATTAATAAGGAAAGCAATAGTGATATCAATAAGCTTTTGGTGTTGGAACAAGCACAGAAAATAGGATTGGACGTTCCCAAGTATTTTTTGGCAGACCATACAGACACTATTCTATTGGGTGATACTATTATTAAAACAATTGCAGGAAATCCAATATTAGATTCAATAGATACAGATTTGAATGGCATTATGTATACAACAGTTGTTCAAAAGAAAGAAAGGTCCAGTTTCTTTATTACTTTTTTTCAGGAGAAAATTGAAAAAAATTTTGAAATCCGGACATTTTACCTCAACGGAAAATGCTGGTCTATGGCCATCTTTTCTCAAAATGATGAACAGACGAAAACAGATTTCAGAAAGTATAATTTAACAAAGCCCAACAGAAATATTCCTTATCAACTTTCCCGTGAAATTGAGGAGAAAATTCATCTACTGATGCTTTCTCTTGATCTCAATTGTGGTTCCCTGGATTTTATAAAGGGAAAGAACGGCCGGTTTTATTTCCTGGAAGTAAATACCATTGGTCAGTTTCTAGGGATGTCATATGCATGTAACTATTCGCTGGACAAAGAAATAGCTGATTATTTATGA
- a CDS encoding helix-turn-helix transcriptional regulator produces MKLKYSFLYFIFFLSALCPAQNTFFDDLKNQLSKDNISVAEKFKIYNELTEYYRVSDQYSTAEKYVQQQLKLAKNERNYTEEVKALVQDGIIKLNRSEYNKVPQIMDAANTAAHKTNDKIAPLYAAYLNIYYNNTLGNSENTIKLIQNTLPSVEKQPSEILLTAKLNYLLYGIYSELNDAENATKYAQKAVELAQKSGNKNMLSSSYSALAVCYSFRYDKTGNIKDLKLVIEMCKKAVALYDQFPGHVSAHAHAMALLNLANYYLSYPTITPEIRKEIQDKANEILTLTKHTTYNQSLQAGALGILSNLASRDQNDTLSEQYLLKAEQILLTQQPVYYHVMINIVSDLAKLYVKQKNYQKAYEYQTKVTEYNNLLYNEGQAETTKRLEAQYQTKKRESELKVLTEKTSSLKKEKLLYIGLGIIGLIGAFFMFRSYHYKLRYSIEREKKLNTEKHDAEIQVKLQAEEQARLKAEQELLTLQQQKLQSEVLASQLHIQHKNEVLQLLQTKLSDADVNIHTVVKEENRVDNDFERIKFTIQELHPDFFKNINDRAKQKLTPLDLKYCAYVYLGMDTKQIANLLSVEPKSVRMTKYRLKKKFGLDENTALDVFFQSVFSN; encoded by the coding sequence ATGAAACTGAAGTACTCTTTTTTATACTTTATCTTTTTCCTATCTGCTCTGTGTCCGGCACAGAATACTTTCTTTGATGATCTTAAAAACCAATTGAGCAAAGACAATATTTCAGTTGCCGAAAAATTTAAAATCTATAATGAACTTACAGAATACTACAGAGTCAGTGACCAATATTCTACTGCAGAAAAATATGTTCAACAGCAACTAAAACTGGCTAAAAATGAACGCAATTATACTGAAGAAGTAAAGGCACTGGTTCAGGACGGCATTATCAAACTCAATCGATCCGAATACAACAAGGTTCCCCAGATCATGGATGCTGCCAATACAGCTGCTCATAAAACCAATGATAAAATAGCCCCTTTATATGCTGCTTACTTGAACATCTATTATAATAATACTTTAGGAAACTCTGAAAATACCATTAAACTTATCCAAAACACTCTTCCATCGGTTGAAAAACAACCCTCAGAGATTCTCCTGACCGCAAAGCTCAATTATCTTTTATATGGAATTTATTCTGAACTGAATGATGCTGAAAACGCAACGAAATATGCACAAAAAGCAGTAGAGCTTGCTCAAAAATCCGGAAATAAAAATATGCTGAGTTCATCCTATTCTGCATTGGCAGTCTGCTACTCATTCCGTTATGATAAAACCGGTAATATAAAGGACCTGAAACTTGTTATAGAAATGTGTAAAAAAGCTGTTGCTCTTTATGATCAGTTTCCGGGGCATGTTTCGGCCCATGCTCATGCCATGGCCCTTCTTAATCTTGCCAACTACTATCTAAGCTACCCAACCATCACTCCGGAAATCCGAAAGGAAATTCAGGATAAGGCTAATGAAATCTTAACCCTTACAAAGCATACTACCTATAACCAAAGTCTTCAGGCAGGCGCTCTCGGAATTTTGAGTAACCTTGCCAGTCGGGACCAAAACGATACTTTATCTGAGCAATATCTTTTAAAAGCGGAACAAATTCTTCTTACACAACAGCCTGTATATTATCACGTCATGATTAATATAGTATCTGATCTTGCAAAACTGTACGTAAAGCAAAAAAACTATCAAAAAGCTTACGAGTACCAAACCAAGGTAACAGAGTACAACAATCTTCTTTATAATGAGGGACAGGCAGAAACTACAAAAAGACTGGAAGCACAGTACCAAACTAAAAAAAGGGAATCTGAGCTGAAAGTTCTTACAGAAAAAACTTCCAGTTTAAAGAAAGAAAAGCTTTTATATATTGGATTAGGAATTATAGGTTTAATCGGAGCATTTTTTATGTTCAGGTCCTATCATTACAAATTGAGATACTCCATAGAAAGAGAGAAAAAACTGAATACAGAAAAGCATGATGCCGAAATTCAGGTAAAGCTACAGGCAGAAGAACAAGCCAGATTAAAAGCGGAACAGGAATTACTTACTTTACAACAGCAAAAGCTTCAAAGTGAGGTGTTGGCTAGCCAGCTTCATATTCAACATAAGAATGAGGTTCTTCAACTGCTTCAAACAAAATTATCCGATGCCGACGTCAATATTCATACGGTTGTAAAGGAGGAAAATCGTGTAGATAATGACTTTGAAAGGATTAAATTCACCATTCAGGAGCTGCATCCCGACTTCTTTAAGAATATTAATGACAGGGCAAAACAAAAACTTACTCCCTTGGATCTAAAATACTGTGCCTACGTCTACCTTGGAATGGATACCAAACAGATAGCCAATCTTCTAAGTGTAGAGCCTAAAAGTGTAAGAATGACGAAATACAGACTGAAAAAAAAGTTTGGATTGGATGAAAATACAGCTTTGGATGTATTTTTTCAAAGTGTATTTTCTAATTAA
- a CDS encoding import component protein, translating into MDNKTLSIVSYITVFGWLVSFILGKEKPNSLLKYHLKQSLGLVIFSIALSIIINILFIVTNLEILGILGFLPLILAIVGIINAANEIEKPLPIIGKMFEDKFSFIG; encoded by the coding sequence ATGGACAATAAAACATTATCTATCGTATCGTACATTACCGTTTTCGGATGGCTAGTTTCCTTTATTTTGGGAAAAGAAAAACCTAACAGCCTTTTGAAGTATCATTTGAAGCAGTCTTTAGGATTGGTAATTTTTTCCATTGCTTTATCTATTATCATCAACATTTTATTTATCGTTACCAACCTGGAAATTTTAGGGATATTGGGGTTTTTACCTTTGATACTTGCCATTGTTGGAATTATTAATGCCGCCAATGAAATAGAAAAACCTTTACCTATAATTGGAAAAATGTTTGAAGATAAATTTTCATTTATAGGATAA
- a CDS encoding DUF3829 domain-containing protein, producing MKKSLIVVGMLVLTFSAVSCDKLEKIKEKLSQNDTGYVDPFSVNSGDENRDIISFNNKMVKMDDAHSEFIKNFQNSLMQMDEYVKSAAANPQYPGVSPIFTPTVMMWAGQEVKAPNVLGKNFQVLVDRMKDTASQLQTLKKELEVYNDAEDWKDDKGKKVTEISEKAKKLIQENRNSANELFTKLTPRAGKAEVEVLKDHPLKEQIIQSRETMELAQKIVDESYDITDLNAYKQKFSQQYIQMEKLYTRNVDEKIPSSEEQKEKSYIAFNNSVNDFLGKMRIVQRSLNENSKELNNDLDDLEREAGFVLDRYNNFVD from the coding sequence ATGAAAAAATCATTGATTGTTGTAGGAATGCTTGTTCTTACTTTTTCTGCTGTATCTTGTGATAAGCTGGAAAAAATTAAAGAAAAGCTTTCTCAGAATGATACCGGATATGTAGATCCTTTTAGTGTTAATTCAGGGGATGAGAACAGGGATATTATTTCTTTTAACAATAAAATGGTGAAGATGGATGATGCCCACTCAGAATTTATTAAAAACTTTCAGAATTCATTGATGCAGATGGATGAATATGTAAAGAGTGCAGCCGCAAATCCACAATATCCCGGTGTCTCTCCAATATTTACGCCTACTGTAATGATGTGGGCAGGGCAGGAGGTAAAGGCTCCCAATGTCTTGGGAAAAAATTTTCAGGTACTTGTTGATAGGATGAAAGACACAGCCTCACAGCTACAGACATTAAAGAAAGAACTTGAAGTGTACAATGATGCCGAAGATTGGAAAGACGACAAGGGAAAGAAAGTCACTGAAATTAGTGAAAAGGCAAAAAAACTTATTCAGGAAAATCGTAATTCAGCCAATGAATTGTTTACAAAACTTACCCCAAGGGCTGGCAAGGCAGAGGTGGAAGTCCTTAAGGATCATCCATTGAAAGAGCAGATTATCCAATCAAGAGAAACGATGGAGCTGGCTCAGAAAATCGTTGATGAATCCTATGATATTACAGATCTGAATGCCTATAAGCAAAAATTTTCCCAGCAATACATACAGATGGAAAAGCTATACACACGAAATGTTGATGAAAAAATTCCATCATCTGAAGAGCAAAAAGAGAAAAGTTATATAGCTTTTAATAATTCTGTTAATGATTTTCTTGGTAAAATGAGAATTGTGCAACGCAGTCTGAACGAAAATAGCAAAGAACTTAATAATGATCTTGATGATCTTGAAAGGGAAGCGGGTTTTGTTTTGGACCGTTACAACAATTTTGTAGACTGA
- a CDS encoding DUF4303 domain-containing protein, which yields MDFDILKQQIETAAKNAFLEMYKKHGTEDIYSFALYSDEGAMTVCPSSNTLEALQNIDEDDAVYYKYEPAEWAYEMQGANDEFNNICTQLRQELDRNEDNDEWFNEFQGKLYSTCIEVLEKLKNENFFKNITGKNIFLIFTVSDYEFEKQDLKDIIIRLNDNEYKGEYLEWMETWGN from the coding sequence ATGGATTTTGATATTTTAAAACAGCAAATAGAAACAGCTGCGAAAAATGCTTTTTTAGAAATGTATAAAAAGCACGGTACTGAAGATATCTACAGTTTTGCATTGTACAGTGATGAGGGAGCAATGACGGTATGCCCATCTTCCAATACTCTGGAAGCTCTTCAGAATATTGATGAAGATGATGCTGTATATTATAAATATGAACCAGCGGAATGGGCATACGAAATGCAAGGGGCAAATGACGAATTCAATAATATTTGTACCCAATTAAGACAAGAACTGGATAGAAATGAAGATAATGATGAATGGTTTAATGAATTTCAGGGTAAGCTTTATTCTACATGTATCGAAGTATTGGAAAAACTGAAAAATGAGAATTTCTTCAAGAATATTACAGGCAAGAATATTTTCCTGATTTTTACCGTTTCAGATTATGAATTTGAAAAACAAGATCTGAAAGATATTATTATCAGACTTAATGATAATGAATATAAAGGTGAATATCTGGAGTGGATGGAAACCTGGGGCAATTAA
- a CDS encoding DMP19 family protein, with protein sequence MKQDKIIVSETSHNSSDPYDLILSNISVVNLLNEEGIDEENMHEDAVISYYVDYYLAQYSNGNFSQFVWNSGWSPELNKTIEEGLAKMGAKKHLELFQEQCLKVEQLEEGELEKYFKSQYFGPNKTRDKLKNSSFFSLEEDLIELHSQWLKNHPDLKVLPIEEMFSELEKLVGRKIDR encoded by the coding sequence ATGAAGCAAGATAAAATAATTGTCTCAGAGACATCTCACAATAGCAGTGATCCCTATGATTTGATTCTCTCTAATATTTCTGTTGTAAATCTCCTAAACGAAGAGGGTATTGATGAAGAAAATATGCATGAGGATGCGGTAATAAGCTACTATGTTGATTACTACCTGGCACAATATTCAAACGGAAACTTTTCTCAGTTTGTCTGGAATTCAGGATGGTCACCAGAGCTTAACAAGACCATTGAAGAAGGCTTGGCGAAAATGGGGGCAAAAAAACACCTTGAGCTATTTCAGGAGCAATGCTTAAAAGTAGAGCAATTGGAAGAGGGAGAACTTGAAAAGTATTTTAAAAGCCAATACTTTGGCCCCAATAAAACCCGAGATAAATTAAAAAATAGTTCATTTTTTAGCCTGGAGGAAGACCTGATAGAATTACATTCCCAATGGCTGAAAAATCATCCGGATCTGAAAGTTTTACCTATTGAAGAAATGTTTTCGGAATTAGAAAAATTGGTAGGCCGAAAAATAGACAGATAA
- a CDS encoding transketolase family protein, translated as MKYTYTEKKDTRSGFGAGLAELADKNPNVVALCADLIGSLKMEKFIEKAPERFYQVGIAEANMMGLAAGLSITGKIPFTGTFANFSTSRVYDQIRQSIAYSGKNVKICASHAGLTLGEDGATHQVLEDIGMMKMLPGMTVINPCDYNQTKAATLAIADHDGPVYLRFGRPTVPVFMPEDMPFEIGKGILLQEGTDVTIVATGHLVWESLVAADELEKEGISCEVINIHTIKPLDEEIILKSVEKTGKIVTAEEHNYLGGLGESVAGMLARKRPTRQEFVAVNDTFGESATPAELMKKYKIDAEAVKEAVKRILA; from the coding sequence ATGAAATATACATATACAGAAAAAAAGGACACTCGTTCAGGATTTGGAGCCGGATTAGCGGAACTTGCTGACAAAAACCCTAATGTAGTAGCACTTTGTGCAGACCTTATCGGTTCTTTGAAAATGGAAAAATTCATTGAGAAGGCTCCTGAAAGATTCTATCAGGTGGGTATTGCAGAAGCAAACATGATGGGACTTGCTGCAGGTCTTAGCATCACAGGAAAAATTCCTTTTACAGGTACTTTTGCTAACTTCTCTACTTCTAGAGTATATGACCAGATTCGTCAATCTATTGCTTATTCTGGTAAGAATGTAAAAATCTGCGCATCTCACGCAGGTCTTACTTTAGGAGAAGATGGGGCTACTCACCAGGTATTGGAAGATATCGGTATGATGAAAATGCTTCCTGGTATGACGGTAATCAACCCTTGTGACTACAACCAGACAAAAGCAGCAACTCTTGCTATTGCTGATCACGATGGTCCTGTATATTTAAGATTCGGTAGACCAACTGTTCCTGTATTCATGCCTGAAGATATGCCTTTTGAAATTGGAAAAGGAATCCTGCTTCAGGAAGGTACAGATGTAACTATTGTTGCAACAGGACACCTTGTTTGGGAATCTCTTGTAGCTGCTGATGAGCTTGAGAAAGAAGGTATTTCTTGTGAAGTGATCAATATCCACACTATTAAGCCTCTTGATGAAGAGATCATTTTAAAGTCTGTTGAAAAAACAGGTAAAATTGTAACTGCTGAAGAACACAACTACCTTGGTGGTTTAGGTGAGTCTGTTGCAGGAATGCTTGCAAGAAAAAGACCTACAAGACAAGAGTTTGTAGCAGTAAATGATACTTTCGGAGAATCTGCAACGCCAGCTGAATTGATGAAAAAGTATAAAATTGATGCTGAAGCAGTGAAAGAAGCTGTAAAGAGAATTTTAGCGTAA
- a CDS encoding transketolase: MSKSIEELKSLTTQIRRDILRMVHAVNSGHPGGSLGCTEYFTALYGKVMNYNLPFTMEGKNEDHFYLSNGHISPVFYSTLARFDFFPVAELSTFRKLDSRLQGHPTTHEGLPGIRIASGSLGQGLSVALGVAEGKKLDGDQSLVYSLHGDGELQEGQIWEALMYAAAKKVDNIISTIDYNGRQIDGDTDDVLSLGNLHAKLEAFGWIVLEEKNGNDLEAVIGILERAKTETGKGKPVAIILHTEMGAGVDFMMGSHAWHGKAPNDEQLETAFKQLYLEAPADY; the protein is encoded by the coding sequence ATGAGTAAAAGTATTGAAGAGTTAAAATCTCTTACTACGCAGATCAGAAGAGACATTTTAAGAATGGTTCACGCTGTAAATTCAGGACACCCGGGCGGAAGCTTAGGTTGTACAGAGTACTTCACAGCACTTTACGGAAAGGTAATGAACTATAATCTTCCTTTCACTATGGAGGGGAAAAATGAAGATCATTTTTATCTATCAAACGGGCACATTTCACCGGTATTCTACTCTACTTTGGCAAGATTTGACTTCTTCCCGGTAGCTGAATTAAGCACTTTCAGAAAGCTTGATTCAAGATTACAGGGGCACCCTACTACTCACGAAGGTCTTCCAGGAATCAGAATCGCTTCAGGTTCTCTAGGACAAGGACTTTCTGTAGCTCTTGGTGTAGCTGAAGGTAAAAAATTGGATGGAGATCAGTCTCTTGTTTATTCTCTTCACGGAGATGGTGAGCTTCAGGAAGGTCAAATCTGGGAAGCATTAATGTATGCTGCTGCTAAAAAAGTAGACAACATCATTTCTACAATTGACTACAACGGACGTCAAATTGATGGAGATACTGATGACGTACTAAGCCTAGGAAATCTTCATGCTAAACTTGAAGCTTTCGGATGGATTGTTTTGGAAGAGAAAAACGGTAACGATCTTGAAGCTGTAATTGGTATCCTTGAGAGAGCAAAAACAGAAACAGGAAAAGGAAAACCAGTTGCAATTATTCTTCATACAGAAATGGGTGCCGGAGTAGACTTTATGATGGGATCTCACGCTTGGCATGGTAAAGCTCCAAATGATGAGCAATTGGAAACAGCATTCAAGCAATTGTATTTAGAAGCTCCTGCTGACTACTAA